In Lentibacillus amyloliquefaciens, one DNA window encodes the following:
- a CDS encoding N-acetylmannosamine-6-phosphate 2-epimerase yields MDILEKLRNKLIVSCQALEDEPLHSPYIMSKMALAAKQGGASGIRANTVQDIQAIKQEVDLPIIGIIKKDFTNSRVFITPTIHEVDELYREGVDIIAFDATGQERPDDKSFKEFFSDIKAKYPDQLFMADISTFEEGINAEKMGVDIVATTLAGYTPYSKDAVPMNLVTELIEHLSVPVIAEGNFDSPEKGKKALQSGAHSVVVGSAITRPQLITEKFSQAVVELANNSTERRVIE; encoded by the coding sequence ATGGACATACTGGAAAAACTCAGGAACAAATTAATTGTGTCATGTCAGGCATTGGAGGATGAGCCGCTTCACAGTCCTTATATTATGTCGAAAATGGCATTGGCCGCAAAACAGGGTGGCGCATCCGGTATCAGGGCCAATACTGTACAGGACATTCAAGCGATCAAACAAGAAGTGGATCTCCCCATTATTGGCATCATCAAGAAGGATTTTACCAATAGCCGTGTTTTCATTACGCCGACTATTCATGAAGTCGATGAACTTTATCGGGAAGGTGTGGACATTATAGCGTTTGATGCTACTGGACAGGAAAGGCCCGATGACAAAAGCTTCAAGGAGTTCTTTTCGGACATTAAAGCAAAGTATCCGGATCAATTGTTTATGGCGGATATTTCTACATTTGAGGAGGGAATTAATGCTGAAAAAATGGGTGTCGATATCGTAGCTACAACGCTGGCGGGTTATACGCCTTATTCGAAAGATGCGGTGCCTATGAATCTGGTAACAGAACTTATCGAACATTTATCTGTACCGGTGATTGCAGAAGGTAATTTCGATTCGCCTGAAAAAGGTAAAAAAGCGCTGCAGTCGGGTGCTCATTCCGTTGTTGTTGGGAGTGCCATTACTCGTCCGCAATTAATCACGGAGAAATTTAGTCAAGCTGTCGTGGAGCTTGCCAATAATTCAACAGAAAGAAGGGTAATAGAATGA
- a CDS encoding FAD-binding protein has protein sequence MEITRKITTEVLVVGSGLSGIKATKELADMDHDVLMVTKTKLASGSSFYPLKASLGTQVTKDEDDKEIFLQDIEDLSRGMHNQKLAETYVNDIPERVAEYPNIGVDAKKLEGERKACFANHSRDIYLLSDWDQIRKNVKEIFNQYDNLNVMQKTVVVSLIKKEGQIAGAILLDNQNEFVMVECQAVILASGGFGSIYKHNLNPADVDGSGHMLAVEAGASLVNMEFIQFIPGITTPRYKTLFGEHTLMYCRDIVDDEGESLLDSYLPENLSKNESLAIRSTHGPFTHSLESKYFDIAMMENIIRTKNENGFTLLYDDELYENEEEFYKVYLDWLKEKNVHLTEQEVKIAPFAHASNGGVSIDENGGTGIAGLYAIGELSANIEGANRLGGNSTGACMVFGKRSAIDCDAYLQTAERYELSEADGEAHLEQLSESINSGSPDDLTANQMIDQIKEIMWYYGNVVRSEVRLVDALEQISELESGFMFADLLEHKQSRKLAMKGRNFIKMARILLQAMLARKESRGAHYREDYPAENSSYDKRLFIANENETTSYEFL, from the coding sequence TTGGAAATCACAAGAAAAATCACAACGGAAGTTCTGGTAGTGGGGAGTGGACTTTCAGGAATAAAAGCAACAAAAGAATTGGCAGATATGGATCATGACGTTTTAATGGTGACAAAAACGAAGCTGGCTTCAGGTTCCAGCTTCTATCCCTTAAAAGCATCATTGGGTACACAGGTAACAAAGGATGAAGATGATAAAGAAATTTTCTTGCAGGATATAGAAGATTTGAGCCGCGGAATGCACAATCAGAAGCTTGCTGAAACCTATGTTAACGATATTCCGGAACGTGTGGCAGAATATCCCAACATTGGCGTTGATGCAAAGAAACTGGAAGGTGAAAGAAAAGCTTGCTTTGCCAATCATTCCCGGGATATTTATTTGCTAAGTGACTGGGATCAGATTCGAAAAAATGTTAAAGAGATATTTAATCAATACGACAATTTAAATGTGATGCAAAAAACAGTAGTTGTGTCATTAATAAAGAAAGAAGGTCAAATCGCAGGCGCTATTCTGTTGGATAACCAAAATGAATTTGTCATGGTGGAGTGTCAGGCTGTGATACTCGCTTCAGGTGGGTTTGGCAGTATCTATAAACATAACCTGAATCCGGCTGATGTCGATGGCTCCGGTCATATGTTAGCTGTTGAAGCAGGTGCGAGTTTAGTAAACATGGAGTTTATCCAATTTATTCCGGGCATTACGACACCAAGATATAAAACACTATTCGGTGAACATACCCTGATGTACTGCCGGGATATTGTTGACGATGAGGGAGAAAGTTTGCTTGATTCTTATCTTCCGGAGAACCTTTCCAAAAATGAATCCCTGGCGATCAGAAGCACACACGGCCCTTTTACGCATTCACTGGAATCCAAGTACTTTGACATCGCTATGATGGAGAATATTATTAGAACAAAGAACGAAAATGGATTTACATTGCTGTATGATGATGAACTGTACGAAAATGAAGAAGAGTTTTATAAAGTTTATCTCGATTGGCTAAAGGAGAAAAACGTTCACTTAACAGAACAGGAAGTGAAGATTGCACCCTTCGCCCATGCCAGTAATGGCGGTGTATCGATCGATGAAAACGGCGGAACAGGCATTGCTGGCTTGTATGCCATCGGCGAATTGTCAGCCAATATCGAAGGGGCCAATCGACTGGGCGGTAATTCCACTGGCGCTTGTATGGTGTTTGGGAAGCGATCGGCTATTGATTGCGATGCGTATTTACAGACAGCTGAAAGATATGAACTAAGTGAAGCAGATGGCGAGGCACACTTGGAACAGTTATCTGAATCTATAAATTCAGGTTCTCCAGATGATTTAACCGCTAATCAGATGATTGATCAGATAAAAGAGATTATGTGGTATTATGGAAATGTCGTTCGCTCAGAAGTCCGTTTAGTTGATGCCTTGGAGCAAATCAGTGAACTTGAATCAGGGTTTATGTTTGCAGATCTCCTGGAACACAAACAGTCAAGAAAGCTTGCCATGAAAGGAAGAAACTTTATAAAGATGGCCCGCATTCTACTTCAAGCAATGCTTGCAAGAAAAGAAAGCCGGGGTGCTCATTATAGAGAAGATTATCCTGCAGAGAATTCATCATATGACAAGCGTTTATTTATTGCGAACGAGAATGAAACCACATCATATGAATTTTTATAA
- a CDS encoding glycoside hydrolase family 3 N-terminal domain-containing protein, whose amino-acid sequence MTKWTRLLSYMSVFILLLTTPVTTVAQSSAQQDKKPAGALNDANQQMVQQMITQMSPEEKIGQLVMPSTHDNENNMPNADTKELIKEYKAGSVIVYGNRDASTTAEYNNQLQEWASETSMNIPLFSTADLEYGVNQHVTDATAFPRQMGIAATRDLEAANEMAGVTAQEMKATGFNWNYSPLADVNTNPNNPVIGVRSFGENTELVSDMTVAQVEGYQENGVLSTPKHFPGHGDTSEDSHHGLPSVTYDRETLEEVHLPPFQAAIDAGAESIMTSHVIIEAIDPELPATLSEDVLTGLLREEMGFDGIIVTDAMSMGAIDEQWGAGEAAVMAVKAGADIIMATGTLEQQKETFEALLEAYESGELSEEQVDESVERILATKVRYGLFDNRYVDPEEATDVVNTESHKELSESMAQDSMTLVKNDDTLPFDSESNDTTFVVGPEIYNQSYYIEDIADSVQAKTNGEVKRYVTSANPSDSEIDEAVQQAEQADRIIVPTFSASELAEGQSQLVNALEGTEKPVVSISLGIPYDIKKYPDVDAHIATYAVERWGSAVPVSWEAAVDVIYGANPGGKLPVTIEDHYEFGHGENYDEYETPESAEDIKALVDQLKEEGAFTNDTAPRALKRHLTAVNHYEEQEAAEKVLKHMQGFKALLDQQQNNELISADAFNLLQSQADALIEKWEA is encoded by the coding sequence ATGACGAAATGGACTAGGCTTCTCAGTTACATGTCTGTATTTATTCTTCTCCTTACAACACCAGTAACCACTGTAGCACAATCATCAGCTCAACAAGATAAGAAACCTGCCGGTGCTCTGAATGATGCGAATCAACAGATGGTTCAACAGATGATTACGCAAATGAGCCCTGAAGAAAAAATCGGACAGCTTGTGATGCCGTCCACCCACGATAACGAAAATAATATGCCAAATGCAGACACAAAAGAACTGATTAAGGAATACAAAGCCGGTTCTGTGATTGTTTACGGAAATCGCGATGCCAGTACCACGGCAGAATACAATAATCAGCTCCAAGAGTGGGCATCGGAAACAAGTATGAACATCCCATTATTTTCAACGGCTGACCTTGAATACGGTGTCAATCAGCATGTCACCGATGCGACCGCCTTTCCGCGCCAAATGGGAATTGCAGCGACGAGAGATTTAGAAGCAGCGAATGAGATGGCGGGTGTCACGGCGCAAGAAATGAAAGCGACAGGCTTTAACTGGAACTATTCGCCACTTGCTGATGTGAATACCAATCCAAATAATCCGGTAATCGGTGTACGGTCATTTGGGGAAAATACAGAGCTTGTTTCGGATATGACCGTTGCGCAAGTAGAAGGCTATCAGGAAAACGGCGTATTATCGACGCCAAAGCATTTTCCCGGACATGGGGATACGAGTGAGGACTCACACCATGGTCTTCCTTCCGTTACTTATGACCGGGAAACACTGGAAGAAGTTCATCTTCCGCCCTTCCAAGCCGCCATTGATGCCGGTGCTGAGTCAATTATGACCTCTCATGTCATCATCGAGGCTATTGATCCGGAGCTTCCGGCCACATTGTCAGAAGATGTTTTGACCGGATTGCTTCGTGAAGAGATGGGGTTTGACGGAATTATTGTGACAGATGCCATGTCCATGGGAGCTATCGATGAGCAATGGGGTGCAGGAGAAGCAGCCGTGATGGCTGTTAAGGCAGGAGCCGATATCATCATGGCTACAGGAACACTTGAACAACAAAAAGAAACATTTGAAGCCCTGCTCGAAGCCTATGAATCCGGAGAACTTTCAGAGGAACAGGTTGACGAATCCGTTGAGCGCATTTTAGCAACAAAAGTGCGATATGGGCTGTTTGATAATCGTTATGTCGATCCAGAGGAAGCAACAGACGTTGTGAATACGGAATCCCACAAAGAATTGTCGGAAAGCATGGCACAGGATTCGATGACACTCGTGAAAAACGATGATACGTTGCCTTTTGACTCTGAATCCAATGATACTACTTTTGTTGTTGGTCCGGAAATATACAACCAAAGTTATTACATTGAAGATATAGCTGATTCTGTTCAAGCGAAAACAAACGGGGAAGTTAAGCGTTATGTCACTTCCGCAAATCCATCCGATAGTGAAATCGATGAAGCCGTCCAGCAAGCCGAACAAGCAGATCGAATCATTGTTCCAACTTTCTCTGCCAGTGAACTTGCTGAAGGACAGAGCCAACTGGTTAATGCTCTTGAGGGAACGGAAAAACCGGTCGTGTCCATATCTTTAGGCATTCCATATGACATCAAAAAATATCCTGATGTGGATGCACACATAGCGACGTATGCGGTTGAAAGGTGGGGATCAGCAGTCCCGGTCTCTTGGGAAGCTGCGGTTGATGTCATTTACGGAGCGAACCCGGGTGGTAAACTTCCGGTAACTATTGAAGATCATTATGAGTTTGGACATGGGGAAAATTATGATGAATATGAGACACCTGAAAGCGCAGAAGACATTAAAGCGCTTGTTGATCAGTTGAAGGAGGAAGGAGCGTTTACAAACGATACCGCTCCGCGTGCGCTAAAGCGTCATTTGACCGCTGTGAACCATTATGAAGAACAAGAAGCAGCAGAAAAAGTTCTCAAGCACATGCAAGGATTCAAAGCTTTGCTGGATCAGCAGCAAAATAATGAACTGATTTCTGCTGACGCCTTTAACCTTCTTCAGTCTCAAGCTGATGCATTAATTGAAAAATGGGAAGCATAG
- a CDS encoding serine hydrolase domain-containing protein, with protein sequence MKNKFISLTLACALLVSVFVAGGGKAAATAPIVQPGPADSVQMLQQPLDEIDSVIQQGIADKYMAGSVVLAARSGTIVKEDAYGYAARYLDDDFTEMENPVEMQTDTIFDLASITKVFTATAAMHLYEQGEFNLDDPVADYIPEFAQNGKSDVTIRQLLTHTSGFPAWIPLYQTTDSREQAYQEVFSTALEHEPGTHYGYSDLNMITIGALVEQISGERLDQYIQTNITEPLGMTDTMFNPPELLKDRIAATEYQPQTDRGIVWGEVHDENAWAMDGVAGHAGLFSTAQDLAVFAQMILNDGQYDDTRILETGTVEKMETNQLPDFPGNAHSLAWELNQDWYMGGLSEPSTLGHTGFTGTSIVISPSKETVAILLTNKVHPTRDAPSTNPIRQAVAGKTADAINAWSASAMKALVKDFAAEGEFLSDEAAHSLKIHLTAVSHYEDRELGDKVIKHMEGFQSLLDHQQENMSEDAYETLKTNADYLIGKWQ encoded by the coding sequence ATGAAAAACAAGTTTATCTCGTTAACACTGGCTTGCGCTTTGCTTGTTTCTGTGTTTGTTGCAGGCGGTGGAAAAGCAGCAGCAACCGCACCTATCGTGCAGCCTGGACCGGCAGACAGTGTGCAAATGCTGCAGCAGCCATTAGATGAAATAGATAGCGTCATTCAGCAGGGAATCGCTGATAAATACATGGCGGGTTCTGTCGTTTTGGCAGCCAGATCCGGAACCATTGTTAAAGAAGATGCTTACGGATATGCGGCGCGCTATTTGGATGATGACTTTACGGAAATGGAAAACCCGGTGGAAATGCAAACTGACACGATATTCGATTTAGCTTCCATTACCAAAGTGTTTACAGCAACAGCTGCTATGCATTTATATGAACAAGGCGAATTTAACTTAGATGATCCGGTGGCGGACTACATTCCCGAATTCGCGCAAAATGGGAAATCCGATGTCACAATCAGACAGTTGCTGACGCACACATCCGGCTTTCCGGCATGGATTCCACTTTATCAAACGACAGATTCACGTGAACAAGCCTATCAGGAAGTGTTCTCGACTGCATTAGAGCATGAGCCCGGCACACATTACGGATACAGCGACCTGAACATGATTACAATTGGGGCATTAGTCGAGCAAATTTCAGGTGAACGGCTTGATCAATATATTCAAACGAATATCACTGAACCGCTTGGAATGACAGACACGATGTTCAACCCGCCTGAATTATTAAAAGACCGAATTGCTGCAACCGAATATCAGCCACAGACAGATAGAGGGATTGTTTGGGGTGAGGTGCATGATGAAAACGCATGGGCGATGGACGGTGTTGCCGGCCACGCCGGTTTGTTTTCAACCGCTCAAGATTTAGCGGTATTTGCACAAATGATTCTCAACGATGGTCAATATGACGATACACGCATTTTGGAAACCGGGACTGTGGAAAAAATGGAAACGAATCAGCTGCCTGATTTTCCGGGCAATGCGCATAGTTTAGCCTGGGAACTGAATCAGGATTGGTATATGGGTGGTTTATCCGAACCGTCAACGCTTGGGCATACCGGTTTTACAGGCACGTCAATCGTGATCAGCCCAAGCAAAGAAACGGTAGCGATTTTATTGACAAACAAAGTCCACCCGACACGGGATGCACCGTCCACCAATCCGATACGTCAGGCAGTGGCGGGAAAGACGGCCGATGCCATTAACGCATGGAGTGCATCCGCGATGAAAGCACTTGTAAAGGACTTTGCAGCTGAGGGAGAATTTTTAAGCGATGAAGCCGCTCATTCATTAAAGATTCATTTGACTGCTGTCAGCCATTATGAAGACCGGGAACTAGGGGATAAAGTCATCAAACATATGGAAGGCTTTCAAAGCTTGCTGGATCATCAGCAGGAAAATATGTCAGAGGATGCCTATGAAACTCTTAAAACAAATGCGGATTATTTGATTGGTAAGTGGCAATAG
- a CDS encoding sodium:solute symporter has translation MAGNFEIIDYIILIGYLLFILYIGMAVAKKGMKGKEFFKGDGKIPWWVTSVSLFATLLSPISFLSLAGNAYSDSWQLWVAQLGLIISVPIAMIFFLPVYRNLNLDTAYEYLERRFDKNMRLLASVLFIIYQIGRMSIIMYLPAIALSAVTGINAVFIILFMGIIATIYSTVGGIKSVVWTDFIQGVVLIGGGIFALIVLIFSIEGGVPAILNTGLENDKFFSEEVFFDPNLVNDSLFVIFLGAGLSTAFSYISSQDMVQRYLTTTDLKQMNKMTIGNGVLSLGTATLFFFVGTALFVFYTQQMGGDIPSGNSDLIFANFIVSELPAGISGLLIAGLFAAGQSTLSTGLNSVATSWTLDIQKIIKPDLSDESSTKIAKFVSTAVGIFAIIFAIVLANSDISSAYEWFNGLMGLVLGIVGGTFTLGVMTRKANSKGAMLGFIVTSIIAIYVSYFTDISLWAYSIINLVNSLVFGYVFSLIFSGKSKAEDESLELTYYDRKTEINGYNDDSFAQ, from the coding sequence ATGGCAGGTAATTTCGAGATTATTGATTATATTATCTTAATTGGCTATTTATTATTCATATTATATATTGGCATGGCCGTGGCCAAAAAGGGTATGAAAGGGAAAGAGTTTTTTAAAGGTGATGGAAAGATTCCATGGTGGGTTACATCAGTAAGTCTATTTGCAACGCTATTGAGTCCGATTTCTTTCTTGTCCCTTGCCGGAAATGCTTATTCTGATTCATGGCAATTATGGGTTGCTCAGTTAGGACTAATAATATCGGTTCCTATAGCCATGATCTTTTTCTTGCCGGTGTATCGCAATTTGAATTTAGACACAGCTTATGAGTATTTAGAAAGAAGATTCGACAAAAACATGCGGCTCTTGGCAAGTGTTCTGTTTATTATTTATCAAATAGGCAGAATGTCGATTATTATGTATTTGCCTGCAATAGCCTTGTCTGCTGTTACAGGAATCAATGCCGTGTTTATTATACTGTTTATGGGTATAATCGCCACCATTTATTCAACTGTCGGCGGTATAAAATCCGTAGTTTGGACGGATTTTATTCAAGGTGTCGTACTAATAGGCGGCGGTATATTCGCGCTCATCGTTCTTATCTTTTCAATCGAAGGCGGTGTGCCTGCAATCCTCAACACAGGCCTTGAAAATGATAAATTTTTCAGTGAAGAAGTATTTTTTGATCCAAATCTCGTGAACGACAGTTTGTTCGTTATCTTTTTAGGCGCCGGTTTGTCGACTGCTTTTTCATATATATCCAGCCAGGATATGGTTCAGCGTTATTTAACGACCACTGACTTGAAACAGATGAATAAAATGACGATTGGTAACGGCGTGCTGTCACTTGGTACGGCAACTTTATTCTTCTTCGTCGGAACAGCTCTGTTTGTTTTTTATACGCAGCAAATGGGAGGCGATATTCCTAGCGGCAATTCTGACTTGATTTTTGCAAACTTTATTGTAAGCGAGCTTCCTGCCGGGATATCCGGTTTATTGATTGCCGGCTTGTTTGCAGCAGGACAATCAACGCTTTCAACTGGTCTAAATAGTGTGGCAACAAGCTGGACACTCGATATTCAAAAAATCATAAAGCCTGATTTAAGTGATGAAAGTAGTACAAAAATAGCCAAATTTGTATCAACGGCCGTCGGTATTTTTGCAATTATTTTCGCCATTGTCCTTGCCAATTCTGATATCAGTTCAGCTTACGAATGGTTCAATGGTTTAATGGGACTCGTGCTTGGTATTGTCGGTGGTACATTTACATTGGGTGTTATGACTCGAAAAGCAAATTCAAAAGGTGCTATGCTCGGATTTATAGTAACGTCGATTATAGCAATCTATGTGTCTTATTTTACAGACATTTCACTGTGGGCATATTCAATCATTAATTTGGTGAATTCTCTTGTCTTCGGGTATGTGTTTAGTTTGATTTTCAGTGGTAAAAGTAAAGCAGAGGATGAGAGTTTGGAACTGACTTATTATGATCGAAAAACAGAAATAAATGGTTATAATGATGATTCTTTTGCTCAGTAA
- the ggt gene encoding gamma-glutamyltransferase, with protein MSLLLVVHVFLPAGLTASAEGIQDEQTAEGDYGMVVTAHPLASEVGADVLKNGGNAIDAAVAIQFALNVNEPMMSGIGGGGFLMYYDADTEDVSVINSRERAPAGANPDMFLEEDGEPMPFQERVRSGKSVGVPGTLKGLETALDQWGTRSMAELLEPSIKMAEEGVDVNWVLADAIASNEEKLSNTAAKEVFLPDGEPLEEGDLLVQEDLADTFRLIAEQGTDVFYDGEIGEALADEVQNRNSSMTPDDLSRYDVTHEDPVWGDYRGYDIASMAPPSSGGLTMQQMLDMFEEMELTQHGIKSAEKYHLMAETMHLAYADRDAYMGDPEFVNVPAEGLLHPDYIEERAGMINPDQANDEVQPGNPWEYQEGDPYKISEKAGDKTNGQTTHFTVADSEGNLVSYTTTIEQVFGSGIMVPDYGIMLNNELTDFDAVPGGANQVEPNKRPLSSMTPAIVLEDGEPYMTVGSPGGTTIITSVLQTIVNVIGYDMELKNAIEEPRIFSSSYPSISWETGIPSDVRDQLEQMGHEWESEPGEIGNVNSLMIDSESGTYFGAADSTREGKAIGISADDLPPEESTVAYLQYLVNELKDDGEFNDENAIRHVETHLTVLAHYESSGSMDKAIKHLNGFKTLIEHQRDDESISETAYNALISASDVLLEEWE; from the coding sequence ATGTCGCTGTTGCTCGTGGTCCATGTTTTTCTGCCGGCCGGGTTGACTGCCAGTGCAGAGGGCATACAGGATGAACAAACGGCAGAAGGTGATTACGGCATGGTGGTGACCGCGCATCCATTAGCATCTGAAGTTGGAGCAGACGTGTTAAAAAATGGCGGCAATGCCATTGATGCCGCTGTTGCGATTCAGTTTGCGCTGAATGTCAATGAGCCCATGATGTCCGGTATCGGCGGCGGGGGTTTTTTAATGTATTATGATGCCGATACGGAAGATGTGTCGGTCATTAACAGCAGGGAGCGCGCTCCTGCCGGTGCAAATCCTGATATGTTTCTGGAGGAAGACGGTGAACCAATGCCTTTCCAGGAACGGGTGCGCAGCGGAAAGTCAGTAGGTGTGCCAGGAACACTGAAAGGACTTGAAACAGCTCTCGATCAATGGGGCACGCGTTCAATGGCAGAGCTTCTGGAACCTTCCATCAAAATGGCGGAGGAAGGTGTCGATGTGAATTGGGTACTGGCCGACGCTATTGCCAGTAATGAGGAAAAATTGTCAAATACAGCGGCAAAAGAAGTCTTCCTGCCTGATGGCGAACCGCTTGAAGAAGGCGACCTCCTCGTTCAGGAGGATTTGGCTGATACATTCAGGCTGATTGCCGAGCAAGGTACTGACGTGTTTTACGATGGCGAAATTGGTGAAGCACTTGCCGATGAGGTACAGAACCGTAACAGCAGCATGACACCGGATGATCTCAGCCGGTATGATGTCACCCATGAGGACCCGGTATGGGGAGATTATAGGGGATATGATATCGCCTCCATGGCCCCGCCAAGTTCAGGTGGGCTGACAATGCAGCAAATGCTGGACATGTTTGAAGAGATGGAACTGACACAACATGGCATCAAATCGGCCGAAAAATATCATCTTATGGCCGAAACGATGCACCTCGCCTATGCAGACAGGGACGCTTATATGGGGGACCCGGAATTTGTGAATGTGCCTGCTGAAGGATTGCTCCACCCTGATTACATTGAAGAAAGGGCGGGAATGATTAATCCGGATCAGGCAAATGATGAAGTTCAGCCAGGGAACCCATGGGAATATCAAGAAGGTGATCCTTACAAAATAAGTGAAAAAGCGGGAGACAAAACGAATGGCCAAACGACGCACTTTACCGTAGCCGATAGTGAAGGCAACCTTGTGTCATACACGACAACGATTGAGCAAGTATTCGGATCGGGGATCATGGTGCCGGACTACGGTATCATGCTGAACAATGAGTTGACGGATTTTGACGCGGTGCCAGGTGGAGCCAACCAAGTTGAGCCGAATAAGCGACCGTTAAGCAGCATGACACCAGCTATTGTTTTAGAGGACGGAGAACCGTACATGACAGTCGGCTCACCTGGTGGCACAACCATCATTACGTCAGTATTGCAAACCATTGTTAATGTGATTGGCTATGATATGGAACTTAAAAATGCCATTGAAGAGCCGAGAATTTTCAGCAGTTCTTACCCAAGTATTAGTTGGGAGACAGGCATTCCGTCAGATGTACGTGACCAACTGGAACAGATGGGTCATGAATGGGAATCTGAACCAGGTGAAATCGGAAACGTCAACAGCTTAATGATTGATTCTGAAAGCGGGACTTACTTTGGCGCTGCTGATTCCACAAGAGAAGGCAAAGCAATCGGTATTTCGGCCGATGATTTGCCGCCAGAAGAATCAACGGTTGCATATTTGCAATATCTTGTTAATGAACTGAAGGATGATGGCGAATTTAATGATGAAAATGCTATCCGCCATGTTGAAACCCATTTAACGGTGCTGGCTCATTATGAAAGCTCGGGATCTATGGACAAAGCGATTAAACATTTGAATGGATTTAAAACGCTGATTGAACATCAAAGGGACGATGAATCGATTTCAGAGACGGCGTATAATGCGTTGATTTCGGCGTCTGATGTTTTGCTGGAAGAATGGGAGTAG
- a CDS encoding N-acetylneuraminate lyase: protein MKGLYTALMCSFDEKGNVNEKGLREIVRYNIDVQQVDGLYVNGSTGENFLISKEQKKQIFDVVKNEAGDDVKLIAQVGALNLDEAVELAQYVTQLGYNAISAVTPFYYKFDFDEIKDYYNAILDSVDNDLIIYSIPALTGVNMNLEQFGELFENEKVIGVKFTAPDFFLLERIRHAYPDKLIYSGFDEMLLSASVLNVDGAIGSTFNVNGKRAKQIFELAQNGQIEEAREVQKVTNDLIAEILDNGLYPTIKEILKYKDVDAGFCRKPMKSLTQEGVTKAEQIAERHL, encoded by the coding sequence ATGAAAGGTTTATATACAGCACTAATGTGTTCGTTTGATGAGAAGGGCAATGTGAATGAAAAAGGTCTGCGGGAGATTGTCAGGTATAACATTGATGTCCAGCAGGTTGATGGGCTGTATGTGAATGGCAGTACCGGCGAGAACTTCCTCATTTCCAAAGAGCAGAAGAAACAGATTTTTGATGTGGTTAAAAATGAAGCAGGCGATGATGTGAAGCTTATTGCACAAGTGGGAGCACTTAATTTAGATGAAGCTGTGGAACTTGCGCAATATGTCACACAGCTCGGCTATAATGCCATTTCTGCTGTGACACCGTTTTACTATAAGTTTGACTTTGATGAAATAAAAGACTATTACAATGCGATTCTGGATAGTGTTGATAACGACTTGATCATTTACTCCATTCCGGCCCTGACAGGCGTTAACATGAACCTCGAGCAATTTGGAGAGCTGTTTGAAAATGAAAAAGTGATTGGTGTTAAATTCACGGCACCCGATTTCTTTTTGCTGGAGAGAATCAGACATGCCTATCCGGATAAATTAATTTACTCAGGGTTTGATGAGATGCTGCTTTCTGCAAGTGTGTTAAATGTTGATGGGGCGATTGGCAGCACATTTAACGTAAACGGCAAGCGAGCCAAGCAAATCTTTGAACTGGCCCAGAACGGTCAGATTGAGGAAGCAAGAGAAGTACAAAAAGTGACTAATGACCTTATTGCTGAGATTCTGGACAACGGTCTTTATCCAACGATTAAAGAGATATTGAAGTATAAAGATGTAGATGCAGGCTTTTGCCGGAAGCCGATGAAATCACTTACTCAAGAAGGCGTTACAAAAGCTGAGCAGATTGCTGAACGTCACTTATAA